From one Erinaceus europaeus chromosome 4, mEriEur2.1, whole genome shotgun sequence genomic stretch:
- the IL17F gene encoding interleukin-17F produces MTMTILRATSLIKCLLLLTLGLTHLDEVTARKIPKAGNTAVCPPLKDNNVRVDIRILNQKQGVSISSDIQNRSISPWNYNITQDPNRFPSEIANAECRYLNCLNAEGQEDSSLNSVPIQQEILVLRRDPQDCPHAFRLEKVLVKVGCTCVTPVISHIRGQRAAHQLS; encoded by the exons ATGACAATGACCATCCTACGTGCAACATCCTTG atcaagTGCCTTTTGCTGCTTACGTTGGGGCTCACCCACTTGGATGAGGTGACAGCTCGAAAAATCCCCAAAGCAGGGAATACTGCTGTCTGCCCTCCTCTGAAGGACAATAATGTGAGAGTTGACATTCGCATCCTCAATCAAAAGCAGGGTGTTTCCATCTCATCTGACATCCAGAACCGCTCCATTTCCCCTTGGAATTACAA CATCACCCAGGACCCTAACCGGTTCCCCTCTGAGATTGCAAATGCTGAGTGCAGATACTTGAACTGCCTCAATGCTGAGGGGCAGGAAGACAGCTCCTTGAACTCTGTCCCCATCCAGCAAGAGATCCTGGTCCTGCGGAGGGATCCTCAGGACTGCCCTCATGCCTTCCGACTGGAGAAGGTGCTGGTGAAAGTTGGTTGCACCTGCGTCACCCCTGTCATCAGTCACATTCGAGGGCAGAGAGCTGCCCATCAGCTCAGCTGA